Proteins from one Hyperolius riggenbachi isolate aHypRig1 chromosome 4, aHypRig1.pri, whole genome shotgun sequence genomic window:
- the LOC137504027 gene encoding uncharacterized protein → SISSSSSSISSSSSSSSISSSSSSSCISSISSSCISSSSSSSSSSSSTSSSSSTSSSSSSSTSSSSSSSSSSSSSSSSSSSSSSSSSSSSSSSSSSSSSSSSSSSSSSSSSSSSSSSSSSSSSSSSSSSSSSSSSSSSSSSTTTTTTTSSSSSSTSSSSSSSTSTSSSTSSSTSSTSSTSSTSSSSSTSSSSSSSTSSTSSSSTSSTSSTSSTSSTSSTSSTSTSSTPSSSTSTSSTSSTFSSSSSTFSSSSSTFSSSSSTSSSSSSSSSSSSTSSSSSTSSTSSSSSSTSSSSTSSSSTSTSSTSSTSSTSSTSSTSTSSTSSTSSSTSSSTSSTSSTSTSSTSSTSSSTSSSTSSTSSTSSTSSSTSSSSTSSTSTSSTSSSTSSSTSSTSSTSSTSTSSTSSTSTSSTSTSSTSTSSTSSTSSSTSSSSSSSSSTSSSSTSSSSTSSSSTSSTSSSSSSSSTSSTSSTSSSTSSTSSSTSSTSSTSSTSSSTSSSSTSSTSSTSTSSTSSTSTSSTSSSTSSSTSSSSSSSSSTSTSSTSSSSTSSTSSTSSTSSTSTSSSTSTSSSSSSTSSSSTSSSSSSSTSSTSSSSTSSTSSSTSSTSSSTSSTSSSTSSTSSSTSSTSSTSSTSSSTSSSSTSSTSSTSSTSTSSTSSTSTSSTSSSTSSSTSSTSSTSTSSSSSTSSSSSTSSSSTSSTSSTSSTSTSSSTSTSSSTSTSSSSSTSSTSSSST, encoded by the exons tctatatcttcttcttcttcttctatatcttcttcttcttcttcttcttctatatcttcttcttcttcttcttcttgtatttcttctatatcttcttcttgtatttcttcttcttcttcttcttcttcttcttcttcttctacttcttcttcttcttctacttcttcttcttcttcttcttctacttcttcttcttcttcttcttcttcttcttcttcttcttcttcttcttcttcttcttcttcttcttcttcttcttcttcttcttcttcttcttcttcttcttcttcttcttcttcttcttcttcttcttcttcttcttcttcttcttcttcttcttcttcttcttcttcttcttcttcttcttcttcttcttcttcttcttcttcttcttcttcttcttcttcttcttcttcttcttctactactactactactactacttcttcttcttcttcttctacttcttcttcttcttcttcttctac Ntctacttcttcttctacttcttcttctacttcttctacttcttctacttcttctacttcttcttcttcttctacttcttcttcttcttcttcttctacttcttctacttcttcttcttctacttcttctacttcttctacttcttctacttcttctacttcttctacttcttctacttctacttcttctactccttcttcttctacttctacttcttctacttcttctactttttcttcttcttcttctactttttcttcttcttcttctactttttcttcttcttcttctacttcttcttcttcttcttcttcttcttcttcttcttctacttcttcttcttcttctacttcttctacttcttcttcttcttcttctacttcttcttcttctacttcttcttcttctacttctacttcttctacttcttctacttcttctacttcttctacttcttctacttctacttcttctacttcttctacttcttcttctacttcttcttctacttcttctacttcttctacttctacttcttctacttcttctacttcttcttctacttcttcttctacttcttctacttcttctacttcttctacttcttcttctacttcttcttcttctacttcttctacttctacttcttctacttcttcttctacttcttcttctacttcttctacttcttctacttcttctacttctacttcttctacttcttctacttctacttcttctacttctacttcttctacttctacttcttctacttcttctacttcttcttctacttcttcttcttcttcttcttcttcttctacttcttcttcttctacttcttcttcttctacttcttcttcttctacttcttctacttcttcttcttcttcttcttcttctacttcttctacttcttctacttcttcttctacttcttctacttcttcttctacttcttctacttcttctacttcttctacttcttcttctacttcttcttcttctacttcttctacttcttctacttctacttcttctacttcttctacttctacttcttctacttcttcttctacttcttcttctacttcttcttcttcttcttcttcttcttctacttctacttcttctacttcttcttcttctacttcttctacttcttctacttcttctacttcttctacttctacttcttcttctacttctacttcttcttcttcttcttctacttcttcttcttctacttcttcttcttcttcttcttctacttcttctacttcttcttcttctacttcttctacttcttcttctacttcttctacttcttcttctacttcttctacttcttcttctacttcttctacttcttcttctacttcttctacttcttctacttcttctacttcttcttctacttcttcttcttctacttcttctacttcttctacttcttctacttctacttcttctacttcttctacttctacttcttctacttcttcttctacttcttcttctacttcttctacttcttctacttctacttcttcttcttcttctacttcttcttcttcttctacttcttcttcttctacttcttctacttcttctacttcttctacttctacttcttcttctacttctacttcttcttctacttctacttcttcttcttcttctacttcttctacttcttcttcttctact
- the LOC137504031 gene encoding uncharacterized protein: SSSTSSSTSSSTSSTSSTSSTSSSSSTSSSSSSSTSSTSSSSTSSTSSTSSSTSSTSTSTSTSSTSSTSTSTSSTSTSSTSSTSTSTSSTSSTSTSSTSTSSTSTSTSSTSTSTSSTTSTSTSSTSSTSTSTSTSSTSSSSTSSTSTSTSSTSTSSTSSTSTSSTSTSSTSTSTSSTSSTSTSSTSTSSTSTSTSTSSTSSTSTSSTSTSSTSTSTSSTSTSTSSTTSTSTSSTSSTSTSTSSTSTSSTSSTSTSSTSTSTSSTSSTSSSSTSSSSTSSSSTSSTSSSTSSTSSSSTSSTSSTSSTSSTSSSTSSSTSSSTSSSSSSSSSSSSSSSSSSSSSTSSSSTSSSSTSSTSSTSSTSTSSSSSSTSTSSTSSSSTSSTSTSTSSTSTSSSSTSSSSSSSSSSSSSTSSSTSSSSTSSTSSSSSSSSSSSSSSSTSSSSSSTSSSSTSSSSTSSSSSTSTSSTSTSTSSTSTSSTSSTSSTSTSTSSTSTSSTSSTSTSTSSTSTSSSSTSSTSTSSSSTSSTSSSTSSTSSTSTSTTSTSTSSTST; this comes from the coding sequence tcttcttctacttcttcttctacttcttcttctacttcttctacttcttctacttcttctacttcttcttcttcttctacttcttcttcttcttcttcttctacttcttctacttcttcttcttctacttcttctacttcttctacttcttcttctacttcttctacttctacttctacttctacttcttctacttcttctacttctacttctacttcttctacttctacttcttctacttcttctacttctacttctacttcttctacttcttctacttctacttcttctacttctacttcttctacttctacttctacttcttctacttctacttctacttcttctactacttctacttctacttcttctacttcttctacttctacttctacttctacttcttctacttcttcttcttctacttcttctacttctacttctacttcttctacttctacttcttctacttcttctacttctacttcttctacttctacttcttctacttctacttctacttcttctacttcttctacttctacttcttctacttctacttcttctacttctacttctacttctacttcttctacttcttctacttctacttcttctacttctacttcttctacttctacttctacttcttctacttctacttctacttcttctactacttctacttctacttcttctacttcttctacttctacttctacttcttctacttctacttcttctacttcttctacttctacttcttctacttctacttctacttcttctacttcttctacttcttcttcttctacttcttcttcttctacttcttcttcttctacttcttctacttcttcttctacttcttctacttcttcttcttctacttcttctacttcttctacttcttctacttcttctacttcttcttctacttcttcttctacttcttcttctacttcttcttcttcttcttcttcttcttcttcttcttcttcttcttcttcttcttcttcttcttctacttcttcttcttctacttcttcttcttctacttcttctacttcttctacttcttctacttctacttcttcttcttcttcttctacttctacttcttctacttcttcttcttctacttcttctacttctacttctacttcttctacttctacttcttcttcttctacttcttcttcttcttcttcttcttcttcttcttcttcttctacttcttcttctacttcttcttcttctacttcttctacttcttcttcttcttcttcttcttcttcttcttcttcttcttcttctacttcttcttcttcttcttctacttcttcttcttctacttcttcttcttctacttcttcttcttcttctacttctacttcttctacttctacttctacttcttctacttctacttcttctacttcttctacttcttctacttctacttctacttcttctacttctacttcttctacttcttctacttctacttctacttcttctacttctacttcttcttcttctacttcttctacttctacttcttcttcttctacttcttctacttcttcttctacttcttctacttcttctacttctacttctactacttctacttctacttcttctacttctact